In Amphiura filiformis chromosome 2, Afil_fr2py, whole genome shotgun sequence, one DNA window encodes the following:
- the LOC140136442 gene encoding alpha-N-acetylneuraminide alpha-2,8-sialyltransferase-like codes for MGVLWFLVLFTGFTIILFGTRGAYIYLSERSIHKILFVTVLVCGPVIIWYWMVLADFIRNGNQDVYLGTDGVLNLSATEDPVLAAIVRKWTILKAAPQPFGSEEIDFSKSAFPKLRETMNTIKREDFAIILSTDYQLNKTSNLANFRYALNKSIAMSTWENIMMTEKNTRLGNEDMINKDTVNLQENELTQNVFNYLPKKSLLPPAPYNVCSVVGNGGILNGSKCGKQIDNADMVLRFNLAPTSGEFEKDVGRKTNLTTTSFTALLVEYGNIKVLSFEKFFHRLENENGLVWYPSFFKGKMSKAALRAFLRMKERDNYHRIVLSGFNHFKAVEHFWLPLGFQRKLTTGLYFLTSAIVLCNEINAYGFWPFGRSPDGGRELRMNYYDNSSLYQDSKDYDLLKEIQAIAALHKQGVIKVHIDDCNDVL; via the exons ATGGGTGTTCTTTGGTTTCTTGTACTTTTTACTGGGTTTACAATTATCTTATTTGGAACAAGGGGCGCATACATATACCTATCAGAAAGATCAATTCATAAGATTCTGTTTGTCACTGTATTAGTGTGCGGCCCTGTCATCATATGGTATTGGATGGTACTAGCAGATTTCATCAGGAACGGCAATCAAGATGTATATTTAGG AACGGACGGTGTATTAAATTTGTCTGCAACGGAAGATCCTGTCCTTGCTGCCATCGTAAGGAAATGGACTATATTAAAGGCAGCTCCACAACCATTTGG ATCAGAAGAAATAGATTTTTCAAAGTCAGCGTTTCCGAAGTTACGTGAAACAATGAATACCATCAAGAGAGAGGATTTTGCCATAATTTTAAGCACAGATTACCAACTCAATAAGACATCTAATTTAGCTAATTTCAG GTATGCATTGAACAAGAGCATTGCTATGTCTACGTGGGAAAACATTATGATGACAGAGAAGAACACCAGACTAGGGAATGAGGATATGATTAATAAGGATACTGTGAATCTACAAGAAAACGAATTGACCCAAAATGTCTTTAATTATCTCCCTAAA AAATCGTTGCTACCACCGGCTCCGTATAACGTTTGCAGTGTGGTAGGCAATGGAGGGATATTAAATGGGTCAAAATGTGGAAAACAGATAGACAATGCCGATATGGTTTTAAG ATTTAATCTCGCTCCGACAAGTGGAGAGTTTGAGAAGGATGTTGGCCGAAAAACAAATCTAACTACTACTAGTTTCACGGCGTTATTAGTTGA GTATGGCAACATTAAAGTACTAAGTTTTGAGAAATTCTTTCATAGATTGGAAAACGAAAATGGTCTTGTATGGTACCCAAGTTTCTTCAAAGGTAAAATGTCTAAGGCGGCCTTACGGGCCTTCCtgagaatgaaagaaagagaCAATTACCATAGAATAGTACTGAGTGGTTTTAATCATTTCAAAGCCGTGGAACATTTTTGGCTACCGCTTGGTTTTCAACGTAAGCTTACCACGGGACTTTACTTTTTAACTTCCGCCATTGTACTCTGTAATGAGATCAATGCATATGGATTCTGGCCGTTTGGGAGGTCACCAGATGGTGGAAGGGAGCTCAGGATGAACTATTATGATAATTCGAGTTTGTATCAAGACAGCAAAGACTATGATTTGCTGAAGGAAATTCAAGCCATTGCGGCATTACATAAACAAGGAGTGATTAAAGTACATATAGATGACTGCAACGATGTTCTTTGA